From the genome of Alosa alosa isolate M-15738 ecotype Scorff River chromosome 18, AALO_Geno_1.1, whole genome shotgun sequence, one region includes:
- the zfp36l2 gene encoding mRNA decay activator protein ZFP36L2, protein MRDQLRQKSSENEMSATILSAFYDIDMLYKQEKSLNMNAIHINSMLDKKAVGAPVTTSSSSNCSYTPGFFRRNSTSNMDSVTNSNKYTAGSYSNLKEGSVVNGSSNIAIMNKENKFRDRAYSENGDRSQQLQVLQQKPGSQINSTRYKTELCRPFEENGACKYGEKCQFAHGYHELRSLSRHPKYKTEPCRTFHTIGFCPYGPRCHFIHNADERRPAPANANMQGESKSARELCGGYGQRDMPQPSAFRERPKLHHSLSFSGFATQHGLDSPLIESPTSRTPPPLSTNNSCPQNFYEDVSPNTLACINSAFSFPGQELKALLAPLAVHAQNNYANHSNGAYFGNLSTVCPPSPPYNMSHLQSSLQRLSESPVFDSPPSPPDSISDRESYASGSLSSSGSLSGSESPSLDAGRRLPIFSRLSISDD, encoded by the exons ATGAGAGATCAACTACGGCAGAAAAGTTCCGAAAACGAAATGTCTGCAACCATCCTGTCCGCTTTCTACGACATCGACATGCTGTACAAG CAGGAGAAAAGTCTCAACATGAACGCAATTCACATCAACAGTATGTTGGACAAGAAAGCCGTGGGTGCTCCAGTTACAACGTCTAGTTCCAGCAACTGCTCCTACACCCCGGGATTTTTCCGCAGAAATTCGACCAGTAACATGGATTCAGTGACCAACAGCAACAAGTACACAGCGGGCTCCTACAGTAACTTGAAGGAGGGCTCGGTGGTGAATGGCAGCTCGAACATCGCCATCATGAACAAGGAGAACAAATTTCGTGACCGTGCATACAGCGAGAACGGGGACCGGAGCCAGCAGCTCCAGGTTCTGCAGCAGAAGCCGGGCTCTCAGATCAACTCCACCCGCTATAAGACAGAGCTATGCCGACCATTCGAGGAGAATGGAGCGTGCAAGTACGGGGAAAAGTGTCAGTTCGCGCACGGCTACCACGAGCTGAGAAGTTTGTCTCGCCACCCCAAGTACAAAACCGAGCCATGCCGCACGTTCCACACTATCGGTTTCTGCCCATATGGTCCACGGTGCCACTTCATCCACAATGCCGACGAACGCAGGCCAGCCCCGGCCAACGCCAACATGCAGGGAGAATCTAAGTCTGCTCGGGAGCTGTGCGGAGGCTACGGCCAGAGGGACATGCCACAGCCCAGCGCCTTCAGGGAGAGACCAAAGCTCCACCACAGCCTTAGCTTCTCCGGCTTTGCCACCCAACACGGACTTGACTCGCCGCTCATTGAAAGCCCCACATCCCGCACCCCGCCACCCCTATCCACCAACAACTCTTGCCCCCAAAACTTTTACGAGGATGTGTCGCCAAACACTCTTGCTTGCATCAACAGTGCCTTCTCCTTCCCTGGGCAAGAACTGAAAGCCTTACTCGCTCCACTGGCAGTGCATGCTCAAAACAACTACGCCAATCACTCTAATGGTGCTTACTTTGGGAACCTCTCGACCGTgtgccctccctctcccccctacAACATGAGCCACTTGCAGTCCTCCCTGCAGCGCCTCTCTGAGTCGCCGGTGTTCGACTCGCCCCCCAGCCCCCCTGACTCCATCTCAGACCGGGAGAGCTATGCAAGCGGGTCCCTAAGCTCTTCGGGAAGTCTCAGCGGCTCCGAATCTCCCAGTTTGGATGCCGGCAGACGTTTGCCAATCTTCAGCAGGCTGTCGATTTCAGATGATTAA